A window of the Labeo rohita strain BAU-BD-2019 chromosome 1, IGBB_LRoh.1.0, whole genome shotgun sequence genome harbors these coding sequences:
- the gas6 gene encoding growth arrest-specific protein 6: MREFVSSCCLVLLCIGCSSQLSVSPKEANEFLRRHRRANQVFEETKQGHLERECVEERCTKEEAREVFENDPETEYFYPKYQACMEKFGDSEKKKQDLITCVHNIPDQCSPNPCNHYGTVRCEDKKGEFQCHCFTGWSGVRCEKDVDECSSRNGGCEHHCNNTMGSYRCSCRHGYTLSGHRTCLDVNECVETPDVCGSARCSNLVGSYDCLCDEGFLYDNITKSCVDVDECESHVCEEECVNTPGSFRCYCDGRQGKRLGPDLRSCEPIELHRPLDMRRNSRSLYLGRMFSGIPVVRLRFRRRVQTGFTAEFDLRTYDPEGVIFFAGGHLNSSWIVLVMHHGKLELQLKYGAVSRVTSSGPQVNDGQWHKISVEEQGRSLVIKIDREAVMKIAVNGDLFTLNKGMHELNLTVGGVPFRDDGLVSRVNPRLDGCMKDWRWLTGEDTSIQETIKHNERMQCYAIEDHSAFYPGHGFAYFNHSHGDNQTLSVHVTLRPASSVGVLFALVRQDRVPFSVSLSDYHPGTLRWTEHVLVSFGDVVVASVPVNLHDAQTHTVNVTVFGNSSLLEVDGQLAQTEMVEDVDALDLTSSYSTFIGGIPDVSLVSTPVSAFYTGCMDVRVNGRLLDVDEAQHKHNDIRSHSCPLVDAQQ; the protein is encoded by the exons ATGAGAGAGTTTGTGTCGAGCTGCTGCCTCGTCCTGCTGTGTATCGGCTGCTCGTCACAGT TGTCCGTGTCGCCGAAGGAGGCGAACGAGTTCCTCCGCAGACACCGGAGGGCGAACCAGGTGTTCGAGGAGACCAAGCAGGGTCATCTGGAGAGGGAGTGTGTGGAGGAGAGATGCACTAAAGAGGAGGCGAGAGAAGTGTTTGAGAATGACCCTGAGACG GAATATTTCTACCCGAAGTATCAGG CATGTATGGAGAAGTTTGGAGACTCTGAGAAGAAGAAACAGGATCTGATCACCTGCGTTCACA ACATTCCAGACCAATGTTCCCCGAACCCCTGCAATCATTACGGGACGGTGCGCTGTGAGGACAAAAAGGGCGAATTCCAATGTCATTGTTTCACAGGATGGAGCGGCGTCAGGTGTGAGAAAG ATGTGGACGAGTGCAGCAGCAGGAACGGCGGCTGTGAGCACCACTGTAACAACACCATGGGCAGTTACCGCTGCTCCTGTCGTCACGGATACACGCTCTCGGGCCACCGCACATGTCTGG ATGTGAACGAGTGTGTGGAGACTCCAGACGTGTGCGGATCCGCCCGCTGCTCAAACCTGGTCGGGAGCTACGACTGCCTGTGCGACGAGGGATTCTTATACGACAACATCACCAAGAGCTGTGTAG ACGTGGACGAGTGTGAGTCGCACGTGTGCGAGGAGGAGTGTGTGAACACGCCAGGAAGTTTCCGCTGCTACTGTGACGGACGGCAAGGGAAGAGACTGGGACCGGACCTCAGGAGCTGTGAG CCCATCGAGCTTCACCGGCCGCTGGACATGAGGAGGAACTCACGCTCGCTGTACCTCGGCCGCATGTTCAGCGGGATTCCTGTGGTGCGGCTGCGCTTCCGTCGCAGGGTCCAGACCGG ATTCACGGCAGAGTTTGACCTCAGGACCTACGATCCGGAGGGCGTGATCTTCTTTGCCGGAGGCCACTTGAACAGCTCCTGGATTGTTCTGGTGATGCATCACGGGAAGCTGGAGCTGCAGCTGAAATACGGAGCCGTGAGTCGAGTGACCAGCAGCGGACCGCAGGTCAACGACGGCCAGTGGCATAAG ATCTCGGTTGAGGAACAGGGGCGGAGCCTCGTCATCAAGATTGACAGGGAGGCGGTGATGAAGATCGCAGTCAACGGAGATCTGTTCACGCTGAATAAAGGCATGCATGAGCTCAACCTGACGGTGGGCGGCGTTCCCTTCAGAGACGACGGGCTGGTCAGCAGG GTTAACCCTCGACTGGACGGCTGTATGAAGGACTGGCGCTGGTTAACCGGTGAGGACACGTCCATTCAGGAAACCATCAAACACAACGAGCGCATGCAGTGTTACGCCATCGAGGACCACAGCGCTTTCTACCCGGGACACGGATTCGCCTACTTCAACCACAGCCACG GGGACAATCAGACGCTCAGTGTTCACGTGACCCTGCGTCCCGCCTCCTCCGTGGGCGTCCTGTTTGCTCTGGTTCGTCAGGACAGAGTCCCGTTCTCCGTCTCTCTGTCGGACTATCATCCAGGGACGCTCAGATGGAccgag CACGTGCTGGTGTCGTTCGGTGACGTGGTGGTGGCCAGTGTCCCGGTGAACCTGCATGACGCtcaaacacacactgtgaaTGTGACGGTGTTCGGGAACAGCTCTCTGCTGGAGGTGGACGGGCAGCTCGCGCAGACGGAGATGGTAGAGGACGTAGACGCTCTAGATCTGACGTCCTCATACAGCACCTTTATAGGAGGGATTCCAG ATGTCTCTCTGGTGTCCACTCCGGTGTCGGCCTTCTACACGGGCTGCATGGACGTGCGGGTCAACGGTCGGCTGCTGGACGTGGACGAGGCCCAGCACAAACACAACGACATCCGCTCTCACTCCTGCCCCCTGGTGGACGCGCAGCAATAA